The uncultured Trichococcus sp. DNA window AGAATCGGATTTTCGATTTCGACCAAGTAAAGGAAGGCGTACACAGCGATAGAGCCGATCAACGGCCAAGTCGACAATTCTTTTTTGCCCAGCTTTCCGACCAAGGCTCCACCGAGGGCAGTGCCAACAAGTAGTGGTATAATTTGAGTCAGGATGGAGTAAGAACTCAAGGTTCCGTCTCCGAAGTACATCTGGTAAGTCAATTGATGCAATTGGTTCCCGCCCATGATGAACAGGATTTGTGCGATGGAGGCAAGAGCGATACCCAGAATCGCACGGTTACGGAAGAAGTCTGTTAAGGTCTTGAAGTAATTGAATTTCACTTCTTCACCTTCAGGCTCGGCTGGCTGGATGCGTTCTTCCGTATTCAGATACAGAAGTGCGAAGGCGATGATGGAAACGATACCCAAAATGACTGCAATCGGGAACATCCTTTCACCGCGGAAAATGCTTGCTGTTTGGCCATTTTTTGTGACTTGTTCGTAAGCGAACAACGGAATCAGGATGCCTAGAGGTACCCCGGCGATGATGTATCCCCAGGAACGTGCATTGGATAAGGCAGCACGTTGGGAAGGTTTGGAAGTCATAACGGAGCTAAGGGCGCCGTAAGGGACATTCACGACTGTATAGGTGACATCCCATAAGATATACCCGCCGATGCATAAAACTAATTTTGCAGGATAGGACCAGTCAGCCGCATCAATGAACATGATGGTTGCCGCCAAGGCCAGAAAAGGAGAGCCGCGCAGGATCCATTGTTTGAATTTTTCGCCTTTTTTGTTTGCGCCCATACGGTCGACGATTGCACCGATGATCGGATCGTTGATGCCATCAAGGATTTTTGTGATCAGAATGATGATGGAATAATGGGCCAAGGAAATCCCGATGTACTGGGTGTAAAAAATGAACATGTAGCTGGAAATTAATGTGAAACTCATATTACATCCAAAGTCACCCATGAAGTATCCTAGTAGATCACGGAAACCGAAGGGACGCTTTGCTCTGGCTGTTGCTTGATTTTGAGCCATTTTCAATACTTCCTCCCTTAAAAGATGATTTTTGATAAGAAGAGCGAAAATAATTACAGGAATATAATATCATAATATGAAATGGATTTTCTTAATATGATATGATTATAGTGAGAAAACGCATTCAAGTCAAAGCAGAGCAGTGGAAACAGTCCAAAATACAGCCGGGACTGTCAAATTTCTGTCATAATCCTACAGGACCGAAACGTATCGGGAAAAATTAGTCTGTTGACTCTGATCAGAATTATTTAAGGATAATCAGTATAGGGCTTATCAACATGCCTAGTATTTGGTATAATATCACAATACGAAACGGAATGTTGCTTGATGAGTCGGCTGTTAGAAGAATGACCTACTCGTCATAAAAAAATGAAATGGTTTACAAAGAATGCCGATAGGGCTTAATTTTATCAGAAAAGGATGATCAGGAAAATGATACAAAAAGTGGAATCAAATTCAAGTACAAAAGTTCAATCAATTGACCGCGCCTTAGCGATTTTGGAAACATTGGCGGACTATCCTAGTTTAAGTTTGATGGAGTTGAGTGAAAAAGTCCATCTGCACAAAGCAACGACGCATCGTTTGGTGAATTCCTTAATGGAGAACGGCTACATCGATCGGAACCCCGATACGAAACAGTACCGCATTTCCTTGAAGATGTTCCATCTCGGGAACAAGCGTGTCCACAACATCGACTTTTTGAACGTGGCCAAAAGCATGATTCGTCAGTTGTCCGATGATACGAAACAGACGGTGCATCTGGTTGTGGAAGACAACGATGAAGTGCTCTACATCGATAAGTACGGGGAATCACGCGGCGTGCGGATGCAATCGAAGATCGGTACGAAGGCTCCGCTGTATTGCACTGCGGTAGGGAAAGCGCTCCTGAGCACCCGCCAGAACACTGCCGTCCGTGAATATTGGGACAGTATCGTTCCGGAACAAAAGACCGGACGTACGATCACCACTTATGAAGAACTCATCAATGAACTGGATGAAATCAGAAGGAATGGTTATGCCCTCGACGATGAGGAGTTTGAAGAGGGAATCGTCTGCATCGCTGCAGCGTTCTCGAGCGCAAGGGAAGTCGCCGCAGGTGCAATCAGCATCTCCTTGCCATTGTCTGATATGGTTGATAAAGACTTCTACACAGGAAAAATTTTGGAGTATTCCACAAAAATTTCACACTTCCTCGGTCACTTTTGATCCGTTCTGATCTTAGGTCGATACAGCAGTGAATCCCCACGAAACGCATGATATATGCATTTCGTGGGAATTTTTTTTTGCATCCTTTTGTTTTTTAATGGAGCCGATCAAGGGTACGCCACATTTTTTTCACAATTGACCATTCATTTTTATATTTCTGATGGAATTTCGTTGACATAAAAGATGGTAAATTCTATAATGAACTCGAGTTATGATACTGAGTTCCACAATGCGAAACCATGAATGGAGGATGACAAATGAGCGTCAAGAGAGATACCCTGGCTCAATTACAAGAGAATTACCTGTTTGCAGTAGTGCGCGGAGCTTCTGAAGAGGCGGGTTATGAGATTTCAAAAGCAGCTTATCAAGGAGGCATCAAGAACATCGAGGTGACATTTTCGACACCGGGTGCTGAAAATGTTATGCGCAAGCTGTCTGATGAATTCGCAGGTACCGATATGGTGGTAGGTGCAGGTACGGTATTGGATGAAGTCGCAGCGCGGATTTCGATCATGAACGGAGCGAAATTTATCGTAAGCCCTTCCTTTAATGAGAAGATTTCAAGAATGTGCAATCTATACACTGTCCCATACTTGCCTGGATGCGGTTCTGTTACAGAAATTCAGATGGCTTTGGAAACCGGCTGTGAAGTAGTGAAGCTTTTCCCGGGTGGTTTGTTGGGTCCTGGATTCATCAAAGACGTTCATGGACCTATTCCTTGGGTTGACGTGATGCCATCAGGTGGCGTAAGCATTGAAAATATGGATAAATGGATCGCAAACGGAGCCTGGTCAGTCGGTGTCGGCAGTGCCTTGACACGAAACCTTAAAGAAGGCGGCTACGCAAGTGTAACAGCTGCAGCTAAAGAATTTGCCGATCGTTTGGCAGAAATCAAAGCGTAATAATCAATAAAATTTCAAAATAAAGCTCGGAAGGGGATTTCTTCACATGTCATTTATTCATGACGACTTTATGTTACAGTCCGAAACGGCCAAAAAACTTTATCACGAATATGCGGAAAGCATGCCCATCTTCGATTACCACTGCCATTTGGTCCCGCAACAGATCGCTGAAGATTATGAGTTCGAAAACATCACGGAACTATGGTTGGGCGGAGATCATTACAAGTGGCGCGCAATGCGTGCAATGGGAATTCCGGAAGAAAAAATTACCGGCAATGCTCCTCCTGAAGAAAAATTTGAAGCTTGGGCCTACACGGCTGAAAATGCAATAGGGAATCCATTGTTCCACTGGACAGCCTTGGAATTGAAAAAGTACTTCCATATAGAAGAAACACTTACCAGCGCAAACTGGAAGGAAATCTATGCGGAATGCAACCGAGTGTTGAAAGAAGAAAAGCTGACAGCGCGTCAATTGATCAAAAATTCCAATGTCACCTTCATTTGCACGACAGACAACCCTACGGATACGTTGGAATGGCACAAAGCAATCGCTGAAGACGAGACATTCGATGTGACCGTCGTTCCGGGTTTCCGTCCGGATGAAGCTTTCGCTATCCAGGACGCAGCCAAGTTTGCTGGGTTCATCGGAAAAATGCAAGAGGCGACCGGCAAGGCAATGGCGACATTCGCTGAATTGTTGGAAGGAATGGAAGAGCGGATCCAATATTTTGCGGATCATGGTTCGAACGTTTCCGACCACGGCCTGTCCCAAATCTACTATGCTGAAGCCACAGATGAAGAAGTAGAAGCCATCTATGCCAAAGCGATTGCTGGGGACAGCATTTCTGAAGCGGAATACGCAAAATACCAAACACGCTTATTGGTGGAACTGGGCAAAATCTATGCAGCCAAAGACTTCGTGATGCAACTGCACTTCGGCGCCATCCGCAACAACAATAAACGCATGTTTGCTAAATTAGGCGCGGATGCCGGTTTCGATTCCATCCAGGATCAACCGAACGTATCCTATGCTTTGAACAATCTGCTTGGTGCAATGGACCTGACGAATGAACTGCCTAAATTCATCGCTTACAACCTTGACCCTACTTATTTCGACTTGGTGGGAACGGCAATCACGAACTTCCAAGCGAACGATAAAGGCATCAAGAGCAAAGTCCAGATGGGTTCCGGTTGGTGGTTCAACGACACCA harbors:
- a CDS encoding glycoside-pentoside-hexuronide (GPH):cation symporter, with translation MAQNQATARAKRPFGFRDLLGYFMGDFGCNMSFTLISSYMFIFYTQYIGISLAHYSIIILITKILDGINDPIIGAIVDRMGANKKGEKFKQWILRGSPFLALAATIMFIDAADWSYPAKLVLCIGGYILWDVTYTVVNVPYGALSSVMTSKPSQRAALSNARSWGYIIAGVPLGILIPLFAYEQVTKNGQTASIFRGERMFPIAVILGIVSIIAFALLYLNTEERIQPAEPEGEEVKFNYFKTLTDFFRNRAILGIALASIAQILFIMGGNQLHQLTYQMYFGDGTLSSYSILTQIIPLLVGTALGGALVGKLGKKELSTWPLIGSIAVYAFLYLVEIENPILWIAMQILANSFAFGSTIYTWGMVADAIDYQEWQTGIRNEGSVYATYSMLRKIAQGFGQSFIPAAIAILIPTLDVKDAMTWSTGNSLAIRDMAALFPLIGYIIMFICFKFIFNLDRKTVREMQVALGRDEE
- a CDS encoding IclR family transcriptional regulator — its product is MIQKVESNSSTKVQSIDRALAILETLADYPSLSLMELSEKVHLHKATTHRLVNSLMENGYIDRNPDTKQYRISLKMFHLGNKRVHNIDFLNVAKSMIRQLSDDTKQTVHLVVEDNDEVLYIDKYGESRGVRMQSKIGTKAPLYCTAVGKALLSTRQNTAVREYWDSIVPEQKTGRTITTYEELINELDEIRRNGYALDDEEFEEGIVCIAAAFSSAREVAAGAISISLPLSDMVDKDFYTGKILEYSTKISHFLGHF
- a CDS encoding bifunctional 2-keto-4-hydroxyglutarate aldolase/2-keto-3-deoxy-6-phosphogluconate aldolase, with the protein product MSVKRDTLAQLQENYLFAVVRGASEEAGYEISKAAYQGGIKNIEVTFSTPGAENVMRKLSDEFAGTDMVVGAGTVLDEVAARISIMNGAKFIVSPSFNEKISRMCNLYTVPYLPGCGSVTEIQMALETGCEVVKLFPGGLLGPGFIKDVHGPIPWVDVMPSGGVSIENMDKWIANGAWSVGVGSALTRNLKEGGYASVTAAAKEFADRLAEIKA
- the uxaC gene encoding glucuronate isomerase, encoding MSFIHDDFMLQSETAKKLYHEYAESMPIFDYHCHLVPQQIAEDYEFENITELWLGGDHYKWRAMRAMGIPEEKITGNAPPEEKFEAWAYTAENAIGNPLFHWTALELKKYFHIEETLTSANWKEIYAECNRVLKEEKLTARQLIKNSNVTFICTTDNPTDTLEWHKAIAEDETFDVTVVPGFRPDEAFAIQDAAKFAGFIGKMQEATGKAMATFAELLEGMEERIQYFADHGSNVSDHGLSQIYYAEATDEEVEAIYAKAIAGDSISEAEYAKYQTRLLVELGKIYAAKDFVMQLHFGAIRNNNKRMFAKLGADAGFDSIQDQPNVSYALNNLLGAMDLTNELPKFIAYNLDPTYFDLVGTAITNFQANDKGIKSKVQMGSGWWFNDTKYGMLKQLKSLSEAGLLMNFVGMLTDSRSFISYTRHEYFRRILCDFIGDLVERGEIPNDAKLLEKLITNISYNNAVEYFDFKK